In a single window of the Lineus longissimus chromosome 4, tnLinLong1.2, whole genome shotgun sequence genome:
- the LOC135486032 gene encoding erbin-like isoform X4 encodes MTESFRALTMDLVNTTVVPSGVTSTLLRPEVNSSLLNVFRIFVEQFGIYFTMLIMLSGVFGNVLSVVVFWRLRRHDKVTATYLTPMAVYDLTVLCVGLSGWLDQATFTFSNGAFFIPESYTDGHCIVDLPDNIKGCKHLRFIEASVNPLGKLPDGFTQLLNLTELYLNDTFLDYLPGNFGRLSKLKILEVRENHLKQLPRSMARLSDLERLDIGNNDFTELPDVIGSMPALLELWCDSNQISMLPTTIGNLKQLMYFDASKNRIEDVPAEIEGCVSLSDLHLSTNMLKDLPETVGRLSNLTTLKVEDNQLASLPFSIGGLVSLSELNVAANDLDELPPSIGLLRHLRTFYADENFLEELPSELGSCNGLTVLSLRCNKLQYLPDELGRIPRLRVLNVSENQLVCLPFAFTKLKQIQALWLSENQAQPLIPLQTEVDRDTGKRTLTCYLLPQQSMDHEVEPVSDGDSFHPSMWDEERSRRMQIQFEGVEDEGKHPRTTQPYPKEMKDRVRHSQNLEILKSKLPNGDVQWSKGKEVDGGGVDNEAYNKDDKLARDKARMQKEKVENNNTALTPGKDGDKSSKSKSGLPQKSEEKTKSSEKKGKEKSPSKDKEKSSGKDKGKDKSSKKEDKTDGSKGKHEPAQPLATSTPVVGVGGAKPSQSISDFRNVMVSNLGAVRDSKSDYALHQNVSSSRDNLNRDSVNRTPSRENLSMVNYSREPGSRDPGVKTIPYPFYTGYTSGGYHQHNHHHHHSQNHRHRSSGYDSEGGVRGYHQRRTLDYDSETGYKSDNGYKSDSDGYRLQRIQQAMRGDGYASDYGAAKSSRTPNKYGSGYSSDVGDSRRYKGYSHNDYRVPSSRNKGLTYSMAGSGNSHSNGPHVKRTTIRSDELYADQQGQNRSSQGERSSRPGPPVPPRSPSVKSLAKENDEREPGSRDTNVQDVSTRFQPVGRDGSPQRDMRHRGSEDLTSWRRDLYTVLEQKRLKQQGAGSQQPEPQTPVKMEPHHGVTELRRKSAPNMYSPIPSDDDMFHPPPYKPTPPYHPKQHHHLTSDSPDPELAKYMSGQDNKALSSVPEHKASPSRRSSMPQAVESPYSRVVGDRSFDSFPNPNDPPPPLNRSHEMSRYEDVAIYKSQEPPSQVSSSTDSGYGHGHHIYERVNELGHRISASPMNAMPPPSRAPPSPPRQHRLLTSQTPPRNSPNTPVSRESTPSRGLDGFRPPEKSSTPRPASDSPAPSGYHTDSPRQSSYAADYGSWQRMSVTITKNPGLGFSIAGGLGAPGNPYRPEDLGIFVTKVHPDGAAANKLRPGDKIITANGADFTHIDHSKAVMVLKTSMQTVQLVIERDVIV; translated from the exons GCATTGTTGATCTCCCAGATAACATCAAAGGATGCAAACACCTCAGGTTTATAGAAGCAAGTGTCAACCCCCTCGGAAA GTTACCTGATGGCTTCACCCAACTGCTGAATCTCACTGAACTTTACCTCAATGATACATTCCTCGACTACCTGCCAGGAAACTTCGGCAGGTTGTCCAAGTTAAAGATCCTGGAAGTGCGTGAGAATCACCTGAAGCAGCTGCCGAGGTCCATGGCACGACTTTCTGATCTCGAGCGCTTAGATATTGGCAATAATGATTTCACAGAACTG CCTGATGTTATTGGTAGTATGCCTGCACTCCTGGAGCTGTGGTGTGACAGTAACCAGATTTCAATGCTTCCTACAACTATTGGTAACTTAAAGCAGTTGATGTACTTTGATGCTTCAAAGAATAGAATCGAGGATGTTCCAGCTGAGATTGAAGGATGTGTGTCTCTCTCAGATCTTCATCTATCAACCAATATGCTGAAAGATCTACCTGAGACAGTTGGTCGCCTGAGTAATCTTACCACTTTGAAGGTAGAGGACAACCAACTTGCATCACTGCCATTTTCTATAGGAGG CTTAGTTTCATTATCAGAGCTGAATGTTGCTGCTAATGATCTTGATGAGTTACCGCCATCTATTGGACTCTTACGGCATTTACGCACATTTTACGCAGACGAGAACTTCTTAGAGGAACTACCGTCTGAACTAGGCAGTTGTAATGGTCTAACAGTCTTATCTTTACGGTGCAACAAACTCCAGTATCTCCCCGACGAGCTCGGCCGGATACCACGACTCCGGGTGCTGAACGTGAGCGAGAATCAACTGGTGTGTCTTCCATTCGCTTTCACCAAACTCAAACAGATCCAGGCATTATGGTTGTCAGAGAACCAGGCACAACCTCTCATACCGCTACAGACCGAGGTGGATCGGGATACAGGGAAGCGGACACTGACGTGCTACTTGTTACCACAGCAGTCAATGGACCATGAAGTTGAGCCAGTGAGCGATGGTGATAGCTTCCACCCATCCATGTGGGATGAGGAGAGGTCGCGCCGGATGCAGATTCAGTTTGAGGGGGTTGAGGATGAG GGTAAACATCCACGCACAACGCAGCCATATCCAAAGGAGATGAAGGACCGGGTGAGGCATTCACAGAATCTGGAGATTCTGAAGTCAAAGTTACCGAATGGCGATGTACAGTGGAGTAAGGGCAAGGAGGTAGATGGAGGCGGAGTTGATAATGAGGCTTACAATAAAGAT GATAAACTAGCGCGGGACAAAGCTCGAATGCAGAAGGAGAAGGTGGAGAATAATAATACAGCCCTAACACCAGGCAAGGATGGTGACAAGTCTAGTAAATCAAAGAGTGGATTACCCCAGAAGTCGGAGGAGAAGACGAAGTCATCAGAGAAGAAGG GTAAAGAGAAGAGTCCGTCCAAAGATAAAGAGAAATCGTCTGGTAAAGATAAAGGGAAGGATAAATCCAGCAAGAAAGAGGATAAAACTGATGGTTCAAAGGGGAAGCATGAACCCGCGCAGCCACTAGCAACAAGTACACCAGTGGTGGGGGTAGGAGGTGCTAAACCCAGTCAAAGCATAAGTGACTTTAGGAATGTTATGGTGTCAAATTTAGGCGCTGTGCGGGATTCAAAATCAGACTATGCACTTCATCAAAATGTTTCATCATCTCGGGACAATCTTAATCGGGATAGCGTGAATCGGACTCCATCGCGGGAGAATCTAAGTATGGTGAACTATAGCCGTGAACCTGGTTCACGTGATCCAGGGGTAAAGACGATACCTTATCCCTTCTATACAGGGTATACTAGTGGCGGATACCATCAGcataaccatcatcatcatcatagtcaaAACCACCGCCACCGCTCATCGGGTTATGACTCCGAAGGTGGTGTCCGTGGATACCATCAGCGGCGGACATTAGATTATGACTCAGAAACTGGTTACAAGTCAGACAATGGTTATAAATCTGATAGTGACGGCTATCGGTTACAACGCATTCAACAGGCGATGCGTGGTGATGGTTATGCTAGTGATTATGGTGCGGCGAAATCGTCACGGACTCCGAACAAATATGGTAGTGGTTATTCATCTGACGTTGGAGATTCTCGCCGGTACAAAGGATACTCTCATAATGATTATCGTGTACCATCATCTCGGAACAAAGGTCTCACATATTCAATGGCTGGCTCGGGTAATTCTCATTCTAATGGCCCACATGTCAAACGGACTACAATACGCAGTGACGAGTTATATGCTGACCAGCAAGGTCAAAATAGGTCAAGCCAGGGTGAAAGGTCGAGTAGACCTGGACCACCTGTACCTCCTAGGAGTCCAAGTGTGAAATCTTTGGCCAAGGAAAATGATGAGCGAGAGCCAGGGTCACGTGACACTAACGTTCAGGACGTTTCTACACGTTTTCAACCTGTTGGGCGGGATGGGTCACCTCAACGAGATATGCGGCATCGAGGAAGTGAGGATTTGACAAGTTGGCGGCGGGATCTGTATACAGTGTTGGAACAGAAGAGATTGAAGCAACAAGGTGCGGGGTCTCAACAGCCTGAACCGCAGACGCCAGTCAAGATGGAACCTCACCATGGAGTGACTGAACTCAGGAGGAAATCG GCCCCAAATATGTACTCACCGATCCCAAGTGATGACGATATGTTCCATCCTCCTCCATACAAGCCAACACCACCGTATCACCCgaagcaacatcatcatctAACATCTGACTCACCGGATCCAGAACTTGCAAAATACATGAGCGGGCAGGACAACAAGGCATTGAGTTCTGTGCCGGAGCACAAGGCATCGCCGAGTCGACGGAGTAGTATGCCTCAAGCTGTTGAATCGCCATACAGTCGAGTTGTTGGTGATCGTTCGTTCGATAGCTTTCCGAATCCAAATGATCCACCACCACCATTGAATAGATCACATGAGATGTCACGTTATGAAGATGTGGCCATTTATAAAAGTCAGGAGCCTCCGTCGCAGGTGTCCAGCTCGACAGACagtggttatggtcatggtcatcacaTATATGAACGGGTGAATGAACTCGGCCATCGGATATCAG CTTCACCTATGAATGCGATGCCTCCTCCGAGCCGAGCACCACCATCACCTCCCCGACAACACCGTCTGCTCACCAGCCAGACGCCACCCAGGAACTCGCCCAATACACCCGTCTCACGAGAATCAACACCATCAAGGGGCCTAGATGGTTTCCGACCCCCAGAGAAGTCTTCAACACCTCGCCCAGCATCTGATTCACCTGCACCATCTGGTTATCATACCGACTCGCCAAGACAATCGAGCTATGCTGCTGATTATGGATCGTGGCAAAGG ATGTCAGTGACGATAACCAAGAACCCTGGCCTTGGTTTCAGTATCGCTGGAGGACTTGGAGCCCCAGGCAACCCGTACCGACCGGAGGATCTTGGCATATTCGTCACCAAAGTTCACCCTGATGGTGCTGCTGCTAATAAACTCAGACCTGGAGATAAAATCATTACT gcAAATGGTGCAGACTTCACTCATATTGATCATTCCAAGGCTGTGATGGTGCTGAAGACAAGTATGCAGACAGTTCAGTTAGTCATTGAGAGAGATGTCATTGTATAG
- the LOC135486032 gene encoding uncharacterized protein LOC135486032 isoform X1: protein MTESFRALTMDLVNTTVVPSGVTSTLLRPEVNSSLLNVFRIFVEQFGIYFTMLIMLSGVFGNVLSVVVFWRLRRHDKVTATYLTPMAVYDLTVLCVGLSGWLDQATFTFSNGAFFIPESYTDGHCIVDLPDNIKGCKHLRFIEASVNPLGKLPDGFTQLLNLTELYLNDTFLDYLPGNFGRLSKLKILEVRENHLKQLPRSMARLSDLERLDIGNNDFTELPDVIGSMPALLELWCDSNQISMLPTTIGNLKQLMYFDASKNRIEDVPAEIEGCVSLSDLHLSTNMLKDLPETVGRLSNLTTLKVEDNQLASLPFSIGGLVSLSELNVAANDLDELPPSIGLLRHLRTFYADENFLEELPSELGSCNGLTVLSLRCNKLQYLPDELGRIPRLRVLNVSENQLVCLPFAFTKLKQIQALWLSENQAQPLIPLQTEVDRDTGKRTLTCYLLPQQSMDHEVEPVSDGDSFHPSMWDEERSRRMQIQFEGVEDEGKHPRTTQPYPKEMKDRVRHSQNLEILKSKLPNGDVQWSKGKEVDGGGVDNEAYNKDPPSGSSSPEKVHVELGVNPTASPLMQERHLLYKFDKDKLARDKARMQKEKVENNNTALTPGKDGDKSSKSKSGLPQKSEEKTKSSEKKGKEKSPSKDKEKSSGKDKGKDKSSKKEDKTDGSKGKHEPAQPLATSTPVVGVGGAKPSQSISDFRNVMVSNLGAVRDSKSDYALHQNVSSSRDNLNRDSVNRTPSRENLSMVNYSREPGSRDPGVKTIPYPFYTGYTSGGYHQHNHHHHHSQNHRHRSSGYDSEGGVRGYHQRRTLDYDSETGYKSDNGYKSDSDGYRLQRIQQAMRGDGYASDYGAAKSSRTPNKYGSGYSSDVGDSRRYKGYSHNDYRVPSSRNKGLTYSMAGSGNSHSNGPHVKRTTIRSDELYADQQGQNRSSQGERSSRPGPPVPPRSPSVKSLAKENDEREPGSRDTNVQDVSTRFQPVGRDGSPQRDMRHRGSEDLTSWRRDLYTVLEQKRLKQQGAGSQQPEPQTPVKMEPHHGVTELRRKSAPNMYSPIPSDDDMFHPPPYKPTPPYHPKQHHHLTSDSPDPELAKYMSGQDNKALSSVPEHKASPSRRSSMPQAVESPYSRVVGDRSFDSFPNPNDPPPPLNRSHEMSRYEDVAIYKSQEPPSQVSSSTDSGYGHGHHIYERVNELGHRISASPMNAMPPPSRAPPSPPRQHRLLTSQTPPRNSPNTPVSRESTPSRGLDGFRPPEKSSTPRPASDSPAPSGYHTDSPRQSSYAADYGSWQRMSVTITKNPGLGFSIAGGLGAPGNPYRPEDLGIFVTKVHPDGAAANKLRPGDKIITANGADFTHIDHSKAVMVLKTSMQTVQLVIERDVIV from the exons GCATTGTTGATCTCCCAGATAACATCAAAGGATGCAAACACCTCAGGTTTATAGAAGCAAGTGTCAACCCCCTCGGAAA GTTACCTGATGGCTTCACCCAACTGCTGAATCTCACTGAACTTTACCTCAATGATACATTCCTCGACTACCTGCCAGGAAACTTCGGCAGGTTGTCCAAGTTAAAGATCCTGGAAGTGCGTGAGAATCACCTGAAGCAGCTGCCGAGGTCCATGGCACGACTTTCTGATCTCGAGCGCTTAGATATTGGCAATAATGATTTCACAGAACTG CCTGATGTTATTGGTAGTATGCCTGCACTCCTGGAGCTGTGGTGTGACAGTAACCAGATTTCAATGCTTCCTACAACTATTGGTAACTTAAAGCAGTTGATGTACTTTGATGCTTCAAAGAATAGAATCGAGGATGTTCCAGCTGAGATTGAAGGATGTGTGTCTCTCTCAGATCTTCATCTATCAACCAATATGCTGAAAGATCTACCTGAGACAGTTGGTCGCCTGAGTAATCTTACCACTTTGAAGGTAGAGGACAACCAACTTGCATCACTGCCATTTTCTATAGGAGG CTTAGTTTCATTATCAGAGCTGAATGTTGCTGCTAATGATCTTGATGAGTTACCGCCATCTATTGGACTCTTACGGCATTTACGCACATTTTACGCAGACGAGAACTTCTTAGAGGAACTACCGTCTGAACTAGGCAGTTGTAATGGTCTAACAGTCTTATCTTTACGGTGCAACAAACTCCAGTATCTCCCCGACGAGCTCGGCCGGATACCACGACTCCGGGTGCTGAACGTGAGCGAGAATCAACTGGTGTGTCTTCCATTCGCTTTCACCAAACTCAAACAGATCCAGGCATTATGGTTGTCAGAGAACCAGGCACAACCTCTCATACCGCTACAGACCGAGGTGGATCGGGATACAGGGAAGCGGACACTGACGTGCTACTTGTTACCACAGCAGTCAATGGACCATGAAGTTGAGCCAGTGAGCGATGGTGATAGCTTCCACCCATCCATGTGGGATGAGGAGAGGTCGCGCCGGATGCAGATTCAGTTTGAGGGGGTTGAGGATGAG GGTAAACATCCACGCACAACGCAGCCATATCCAAAGGAGATGAAGGACCGGGTGAGGCATTCACAGAATCTGGAGATTCTGAAGTCAAAGTTACCGAATGGCGATGTACAGTGGAGTAAGGGCAAGGAGGTAGATGGAGGCGGAGTTGATAATGAGGCTTACAATAAAGAT CCTCCATCTGGGTCTTCCTCCCCAGAAAAGGTACACGTTGAGCTTGGTGTTAATCCGACGGCGTCCCCTCTCATGCAAGAGCGACACCTTTTGTATAAGTTTGACAAG GATAAACTAGCGCGGGACAAAGCTCGAATGCAGAAGGAGAAGGTGGAGAATAATAATACAGCCCTAACACCAGGCAAGGATGGTGACAAGTCTAGTAAATCAAAGAGTGGATTACCCCAGAAGTCGGAGGAGAAGACGAAGTCATCAGAGAAGAAGG GTAAAGAGAAGAGTCCGTCCAAAGATAAAGAGAAATCGTCTGGTAAAGATAAAGGGAAGGATAAATCCAGCAAGAAAGAGGATAAAACTGATGGTTCAAAGGGGAAGCATGAACCCGCGCAGCCACTAGCAACAAGTACACCAGTGGTGGGGGTAGGAGGTGCTAAACCCAGTCAAAGCATAAGTGACTTTAGGAATGTTATGGTGTCAAATTTAGGCGCTGTGCGGGATTCAAAATCAGACTATGCACTTCATCAAAATGTTTCATCATCTCGGGACAATCTTAATCGGGATAGCGTGAATCGGACTCCATCGCGGGAGAATCTAAGTATGGTGAACTATAGCCGTGAACCTGGTTCACGTGATCCAGGGGTAAAGACGATACCTTATCCCTTCTATACAGGGTATACTAGTGGCGGATACCATCAGcataaccatcatcatcatcatagtcaaAACCACCGCCACCGCTCATCGGGTTATGACTCCGAAGGTGGTGTCCGTGGATACCATCAGCGGCGGACATTAGATTATGACTCAGAAACTGGTTACAAGTCAGACAATGGTTATAAATCTGATAGTGACGGCTATCGGTTACAACGCATTCAACAGGCGATGCGTGGTGATGGTTATGCTAGTGATTATGGTGCGGCGAAATCGTCACGGACTCCGAACAAATATGGTAGTGGTTATTCATCTGACGTTGGAGATTCTCGCCGGTACAAAGGATACTCTCATAATGATTATCGTGTACCATCATCTCGGAACAAAGGTCTCACATATTCAATGGCTGGCTCGGGTAATTCTCATTCTAATGGCCCACATGTCAAACGGACTACAATACGCAGTGACGAGTTATATGCTGACCAGCAAGGTCAAAATAGGTCAAGCCAGGGTGAAAGGTCGAGTAGACCTGGACCACCTGTACCTCCTAGGAGTCCAAGTGTGAAATCTTTGGCCAAGGAAAATGATGAGCGAGAGCCAGGGTCACGTGACACTAACGTTCAGGACGTTTCTACACGTTTTCAACCTGTTGGGCGGGATGGGTCACCTCAACGAGATATGCGGCATCGAGGAAGTGAGGATTTGACAAGTTGGCGGCGGGATCTGTATACAGTGTTGGAACAGAAGAGATTGAAGCAACAAGGTGCGGGGTCTCAACAGCCTGAACCGCAGACGCCAGTCAAGATGGAACCTCACCATGGAGTGACTGAACTCAGGAGGAAATCG GCCCCAAATATGTACTCACCGATCCCAAGTGATGACGATATGTTCCATCCTCCTCCATACAAGCCAACACCACCGTATCACCCgaagcaacatcatcatctAACATCTGACTCACCGGATCCAGAACTTGCAAAATACATGAGCGGGCAGGACAACAAGGCATTGAGTTCTGTGCCGGAGCACAAGGCATCGCCGAGTCGACGGAGTAGTATGCCTCAAGCTGTTGAATCGCCATACAGTCGAGTTGTTGGTGATCGTTCGTTCGATAGCTTTCCGAATCCAAATGATCCACCACCACCATTGAATAGATCACATGAGATGTCACGTTATGAAGATGTGGCCATTTATAAAAGTCAGGAGCCTCCGTCGCAGGTGTCCAGCTCGACAGACagtggttatggtcatggtcatcacaTATATGAACGGGTGAATGAACTCGGCCATCGGATATCAG CTTCACCTATGAATGCGATGCCTCCTCCGAGCCGAGCACCACCATCACCTCCCCGACAACACCGTCTGCTCACCAGCCAGACGCCACCCAGGAACTCGCCCAATACACCCGTCTCACGAGAATCAACACCATCAAGGGGCCTAGATGGTTTCCGACCCCCAGAGAAGTCTTCAACACCTCGCCCAGCATCTGATTCACCTGCACCATCTGGTTATCATACCGACTCGCCAAGACAATCGAGCTATGCTGCTGATTATGGATCGTGGCAAAGG ATGTCAGTGACGATAACCAAGAACCCTGGCCTTGGTTTCAGTATCGCTGGAGGACTTGGAGCCCCAGGCAACCCGTACCGACCGGAGGATCTTGGCATATTCGTCACCAAAGTTCACCCTGATGGTGCTGCTGCTAATAAACTCAGACCTGGAGATAAAATCATTACT gcAAATGGTGCAGACTTCACTCATATTGATCATTCCAAGGCTGTGATGGTGCTGAAGACAAGTATGCAGACAGTTCAGTTAGTCATTGAGAGAGATGTCATTGTATAG